A window from Dehalococcoidia bacterium encodes these proteins:
- the nusB gene encoding transcription antitermination factor NusB, protein MIGDADDSTPEPPADDATPTRRPLHGRAGRRRLGRTLALQALYEADTSGHDPAVVVLRLCEDGGITGEPSEFAARLIAGIKTKRTELDALIANAAPQWPVGQLAVIDRNLLRVAIYELLFEVDTPVSVTVNEAVELAKTYGAEASPRFVNGVLGAVNATRAE, encoded by the coding sequence GTGATCGGAGACGCCGACGATTCGACTCCGGAGCCGCCCGCGGACGACGCGACGCCGACTCGCCGGCCACTGCATGGGCGGGCCGGACGGCGTCGCCTGGGCCGTACGCTCGCGCTGCAAGCGCTGTATGAGGCGGACACGTCCGGGCACGATCCCGCCGTCGTGGTGCTACGGCTCTGCGAAGACGGAGGCATCACCGGCGAGCCGTCCGAGTTCGCGGCACGGCTGATCGCCGGCATCAAGACCAAGCGCACGGAGCTCGACGCGCTCATCGCCAACGCGGCGCCGCAGTGGCCGGTGGGCCAGTTGGCGGTGATCGACCGCAACCTGCTGCGGGTGGCGATCTACGAGCTGCTGTTTGAGGTCGATACCCCGGTCAGCGTGACCGTGAATGAAGCGGTGGAGCTGGCCAAGACGTACGGGGCGGAGGCTTCGCCTCGCTTCGTCAACGGCGTGTTGGGCGCTGTCAACGCCACGCGCGCGGAGTAG
- a CDS encoding uracil-DNA glycosylase, translated as MEKSLAELAQLICRCPNCDLAQTRTQAVPGDGPDSARLMFIGEGPGYNEDRSGHPFVGPAGKFLDELLATAGLKRADVFITNVVKCRPPQNRDPLKEEIDACDGWLQQQIAVIDPPVIVTLGRYSMAKFFAGESISRIHGQPRKVGKRTIVPMFHPAAALHQERFRSLIVDDFRRLPEILAAVERDQADATEPAAPAKSPEQGRLF; from the coding sequence ATGGAGAAGTCGCTAGCGGAGCTTGCACAGCTCATTTGCCGCTGCCCCAACTGCGACCTGGCCCAAACCCGCACACAGGCCGTGCCCGGCGACGGGCCGGATTCAGCGCGCCTGATGTTCATCGGCGAAGGACCGGGCTATAACGAGGACCGCAGCGGCCATCCCTTCGTGGGTCCGGCCGGCAAGTTTTTGGACGAGTTGCTGGCCACGGCGGGGCTGAAACGGGCCGATGTCTTCATCACCAACGTCGTCAAGTGCCGGCCGCCGCAGAATCGCGACCCGCTCAAAGAAGAGATCGACGCCTGCGACGGCTGGCTCCAGCAGCAGATCGCGGTGATCGATCCACCAGTGATCGTGACGCTCGGCCGTTACTCGATGGCAAAGTTCTTCGCGGGTGAATCGATCAGCCGCATCCATGGCCAGCCGCGCAAGGTCGGCAAGCGAACGATCGTGCCGATGTTCCATCCGGCGGCGGCGCTCCACCAGGAGCGCTTCCGCTCGCTGATCGTGGACGACTTCCGTCGACTGCCCGAGATTCTGGCGGCGGTGGAACGCGATCAGGCAGACGCGACCGAGCCTGCCGCGCCTGCGAAGTCGCCCGAGCAGGGCCGGCTCTTTTAG
- a CDS encoding C4-type zinc ribbon domain-containing protein: protein MTRVSNLYALQEIDSQIDSCERALSDVRARQGEDEGQAQRRERIAELEPLLLSAAHEQREAETEVEDLRAKIAPVEEKLYSGRITSAKELQDLQGEVDQFRRQLQGREERLLLAMGRSDELQGELDTLRREVVDGETAWLAEQGELAEQADRLTQEIAALHERSEQARRPIDGEALRRYDQLRRSRQGRAVARVQGGTCLGCRIALPSTLFQRARSGMALVSCSNCERILYVG from the coding sequence ATGACCCGCGTGTCCAATCTGTATGCGTTGCAGGAGATCGACTCGCAGATCGATTCCTGCGAGCGAGCACTGAGCGATGTTCGTGCCCGCCAGGGTGAGGACGAAGGCCAGGCGCAGCGGCGCGAGCGGATTGCGGAGCTCGAGCCGCTGCTGCTGAGCGCGGCGCATGAGCAGCGCGAGGCAGAAACCGAGGTCGAAGACCTGCGGGCGAAGATCGCACCGGTCGAGGAAAAGCTGTACAGCGGTCGCATCACCAGCGCCAAAGAGTTGCAGGATCTGCAGGGCGAGGTCGATCAGTTCCGCCGCCAGTTGCAGGGCCGGGAGGAGCGCTTGCTGCTGGCGATGGGTCGCAGCGATGAGTTGCAGGGCGAGCTGGATACGCTGCGCCGGGAGGTCGTCGACGGCGAGACCGCCTGGTTGGCGGAGCAGGGCGAGCTGGCTGAGCAGGCGGACCGGCTGACCCAGGAGATCGCCGCGCTGCACGAGCGCAGCGAGCAGGCCCGCCGGCCGATCGACGGCGAGGCGCTGCGGCGCTACGACCAGTTGCGGCGCTCGCGCCAGGGCCGAGCGGTGGCGCGGGTGCAGGGCGGCACCTGCCTCGGCTGCCGCATCGCGCTGCCCAGTACCCTGTTCCAGCGGGCGCGTAGCGGCATGGCGCTGGTCTCGTGCAGCAACTGCGAGCGCATCCTATACGTGGGTTAG
- the ispE gene encoding 4-(cytidine 5'-diphospho)-2-C-methyl-D-erythritol kinase, whose amino-acid sequence MTAAALALRAFAKINWTLEVLGRRPDGYHELRTVLQTIALHDDLSWSGDGGADLTIDCPAGWDLGPPAANLAARALRAYPVPLAGRLRLRKRIPPAAGLGGGSSDAAAVLRAADALSGRPLGVRRLETIAASLGSDVPFFVGGGTQLASGRGEVLRPLPDAEPRWLVLLTPPLAAGGKTARLFGMLHAADFTDGAATGRLVAALRRGESPRVEWLSNSFDCLAAAAFPGLDSFRRPLREVCGNAMLCGAGPSLFALLPDRRSAGAAAARLRRAGLPARTVRTVSAAESTRQRPPPDAAGRERS is encoded by the coding sequence GTGACCGCTGCCGCGCTCGCGCTGCGCGCCTTCGCCAAGATCAACTGGACGCTGGAGGTGCTCGGCCGGCGGCCGGACGGGTATCACGAGCTGCGCACCGTCCTGCAAACGATCGCCCTGCACGACGATCTCTCGTGGTCTGGAGACGGCGGCGCCGATCTCACGATTGATTGCCCCGCCGGCTGGGACCTCGGTCCGCCCGCGGCCAACCTTGCGGCGCGGGCGCTGCGTGCGTATCCAGTGCCGCTTGCCGGAAGGCTTCGTCTACGGAAGCGCATTCCGCCCGCGGCCGGGCTGGGCGGCGGCAGCAGCGATGCGGCCGCCGTGTTGCGCGCCGCCGACGCGTTGTCCGGCCGGCCGCTCGGCGTTCGGCGCCTGGAAACGATCGCGGCCTCGCTCGGCTCCGACGTGCCGTTCTTCGTCGGCGGCGGCACACAACTCGCCTCCGGGCGCGGCGAAGTTCTGCGGCCGCTGCCGGACGCGGAACCGCGCTGGCTGGTGCTGCTGACGCCGCCGCTGGCCGCGGGCGGCAAGACGGCGCGGCTCTTCGGCATGCTCCACGCTGCGGACTTTACCGACGGCGCCGCGACGGGCCGGCTGGTCGCGGCGCTCAGGCGCGGCGAGAGCCCGCGAGTGGAGTGGCTGAGCAATAGCTTCGACTGCCTGGCCGCGGCTGCGTTTCCCGGTCTCGACAGCTTCCGCCGGCCCCTGCGCGAGGTGTGCGGCAACGCGATGCTGTGCGGCGCCGGCCCGTCGCTGTTCGCGCTGCTGCCCGATCGGCGGAGCGCCGGCGCGGCGGCGGCGCGCCTGCGCCGTGCGGGCCTGCCAGCGCGGACCGTGCGCACGGTCTCGGCGGCGGAGTCGACGCGGCAGCGTCCGCCGCCGGACGCCGCCGGGCGTGAACGTTCGTAA
- a CDS encoding DUF177 domain-containing protein: MRGTIELLRTDRGILARGRLASLGTSECCRCLRSVEYPVALDVEEEFLPTIDLVSGAALPPAEEPGSFSIDEHHILDLTDAVRQAWQLEQPMAMLCREDCPGLCPQCGAERARGRCECESTPGDQRWAALAALRGRRSEVAGNRAEEE; encoded by the coding sequence GTGCGCGGAACGATTGAGCTTCTGCGCACCGACCGTGGGATTCTCGCGCGGGGGCGGCTGGCGTCGCTCGGCACGTCCGAATGCTGCCGCTGCCTGCGCTCGGTCGAGTACCCGGTCGCGCTGGACGTTGAAGAGGAGTTTTTGCCCACCATCGATCTCGTGAGCGGCGCCGCGCTGCCGCCCGCCGAGGAGCCCGGCAGCTTCTCGATCGACGAGCATCACATCCTCGATCTGACCGACGCCGTCCGGCAGGCGTGGCAACTGGAGCAACCGATGGCCATGCTTTGCCGCGAAGATTGCCCCGGACTCTGCCCGCAGTGCGGCGCCGAGCGGGCCCGGGGACGCTGCGAATGTGAGAGTACGCCCGGCGACCAGCGTTGGGCCGCGCTCGCCGCGCTGCGAGGGCGGCGCAGCGAAGTCGCCGGCAACCGAGCGGAGGAAGAGTAG
- a CDS encoding recombinase family protein — MVQAQKALGYFLEAALPRAKASGEEAPPDSVAEQNRAFLEFCRREGYQVASTFIDNAADGAERPQFQQLLEYLKHNRTSSCVVVVDTVDRLGADAMQAARFFFQIEGLGSHVVALDGEVDPGARLIEHLGRREPAVPVGDRVKEAMRKKAMRGEVLGRPPFGYRVGLKHRLEPVPDEAAIVRYIFRLYTREGLGIRLIAGRLNEEGYRTRRGGNWSMITIRDILLNRAYLGTYTRFGVRVPGSHPALISPDDFRRVQDRMASRRTSGGQRNVRQFLLSGLAFCGYCGNKMIGVSRHQTWTRREGGGEGAAEYRYYQCLSRTNQNTCDYHTRRADALEAEVAAQAAAALAARLREPPPAVAAPTVEEEVERLRLHLHQLDRQLEGYMQAAAGHQLSRERLRELSVEVMQEQMAADEAIGQLESTRRVARTLDDQRRARRELLTTLQDGAGLPFEQRRDALRTAVQRVTVLDDAIVVELREPAAGSC, encoded by the coding sequence GTGGTTCAGGCACAGAAGGCGCTGGGCTACTTCCTCGAAGCCGCGCTGCCACGGGCGAAGGCGAGCGGTGAAGAGGCGCCGCCGGATTCAGTCGCGGAACAGAATCGCGCCTTTCTCGAATTTTGCAGGCGCGAAGGGTACCAGGTCGCCTCGACCTTCATCGACAACGCCGCCGATGGCGCCGAGCGGCCGCAGTTCCAGCAACTGCTGGAATATCTCAAGCACAACCGCACGTCGAGCTGCGTGGTAGTGGTGGACACGGTCGATCGGCTCGGCGCGGACGCCATGCAGGCTGCACGCTTCTTCTTCCAGATCGAAGGATTAGGCTCGCACGTCGTCGCCCTCGACGGGGAAGTCGACCCCGGCGCCAGGCTGATCGAGCACCTCGGCCGGCGTGAGCCGGCCGTACCCGTGGGCGACCGGGTGAAAGAGGCGATGCGCAAGAAGGCGATGCGCGGCGAGGTGCTGGGACGGCCGCCCTTCGGCTACCGCGTCGGACTGAAGCACCGGCTGGAACCCGTGCCCGACGAAGCGGCGATCGTGCGCTACATCTTTCGTCTGTATACACGCGAAGGGCTCGGGATTCGCCTGATCGCCGGTCGGCTGAACGAGGAGGGATACCGCACCCGGCGCGGCGGTAACTGGAGCATGATCACGATTCGGGACATCCTGCTCAACCGCGCCTATCTCGGCACCTACACGCGCTTCGGCGTGCGTGTGCCCGGTAGTCACCCGGCGCTGATCTCGCCCGACGACTTCCGCCGTGTGCAGGATCGCATGGCAAGCCGCCGCACCAGCGGCGGACAGCGCAACGTGCGGCAGTTCCTCCTCTCCGGCCTGGCGTTCTGCGGCTACTGCGGCAACAAGATGATCGGCGTCAGCCGCCACCAGACCTGGACTCGGCGCGAGGGCGGCGGCGAAGGCGCGGCGGAATACCGCTACTACCAGTGCCTCTCCCGCACCAACCAGAACACCTGCGACTACCACACGCGCCGGGCCGACGCGCTTGAAGCTGAGGTGGCGGCGCAGGCCGCGGCGGCGCTGGCAGCGCGCCTGCGCGAGCCGCCGCCGGCGGTAGCGGCGCCCACGGTCGAGGAGGAGGTCGAGCGTCTGCGCCTGCACCTGCACCAGCTCGACCGCCAGTTGGAGGGCTACATGCAGGCCGCCGCCGGCCACCAGCTTTCGCGCGAACGGCTGCGCGAGCTGAGCGTCGAGGTAATGCAAGAGCAGATGGCGGCCGACGAGGCGATCGGGCAGCTCGAAAGCACACGCCGCGTCGCCCGGACCCTGGACGACCAGCGCCGCGCCCGCAGAGAGCTGCTGACGACCCTGCAAGACGGCGCCGGCCTGCCGTTTGAGCAGCGCCGCGACGCGCTGCGGACCGCCGTGCAGCGCGTCACCGTGCTGGATGATGCGATCGTGGTCGAGCTGCGCGAGCCGGCAGCCGGCTCCTGCTAG
- the rsmA gene encoding 16S rRNA (adenine(1518)-N(6)/adenine(1519)-N(6))-dimethyltransferase RsmA, whose translation MNAVPRHTHPPARRASGSAPARRPAARPRRPRIGQHFLIDPMIAHDIVAAAELATDEDVLEVGPGRGVLTDLLLERSAHVTAVELDDRLAEQLRGRHAGESRLTVLGGSVLDHGADELLSAGGRRPPYVVVANLPYYITAPVMRHFLERGPRPRRLVVMVQREVAETICGKHGLSLLAVSVQVFAAPRLLFRVPPQAFRPPPRVDSAVVRLDCFAEPVVPEGELSGFFKVVHAGYRQPRKQLHNSLAGGLWLPAGAAPELLRAAGIDPARRPGTLSIAEWLALYRRYAAMQPAFATRAGQDAPVHADQSADGDDR comes from the coding sequence GTGAACGCCGTGCCTCGACACACCCACCCGCCGGCGCGGCGGGCGTCAGGCTCAGCCCCCGCGCGCCGGCCTGCTGCCCGTCCTCGCCGGCCCCGCATCGGCCAGCACTTCCTCATCGATCCGATGATCGCCCACGACATCGTTGCTGCCGCCGAGCTGGCAACAGACGAGGACGTGCTGGAGGTCGGGCCGGGCCGCGGCGTGCTTACCGATCTGTTGTTGGAGCGCAGCGCCCACGTGACCGCCGTCGAGCTGGACGATCGCCTCGCGGAGCAGTTGCGCGGCCGCCACGCCGGTGAATCCCGCCTCACGGTTCTCGGTGGCAGCGTCCTCGACCACGGGGCCGACGAATTGCTGTCCGCGGGCGGGCGGCGTCCGCCCTACGTCGTCGTCGCCAACCTCCCGTACTACATCACGGCGCCGGTGATGCGCCACTTTCTGGAACGCGGGCCGCGGCCCCGGCGGCTGGTGGTAATGGTGCAGCGTGAAGTTGCCGAAACGATCTGCGGCAAGCATGGACTGAGCCTGCTTGCCGTCTCGGTTCAGGTGTTTGCCGCACCGCGGCTGCTCTTTCGCGTGCCGCCGCAGGCGTTTCGGCCGCCGCCGCGCGTCGATTCGGCCGTCGTCCGGCTCGATTGCTTCGCGGAGCCGGTCGTGCCGGAAGGAGAGCTGAGCGGCTTCTTCAAGGTTGTGCATGCCGGTTACCGCCAGCCGCGTAAGCAACTGCACAACAGCCTGGCGGGCGGCCTCTGGCTTCCGGCGGGCGCGGCGCCGGAACTGTTGCGCGCCGCCGGCATCGACCCCGCCCGCCGGCCCGGCACGCTCAGCATCGCCGAGTGGCTGGCACTGTACCGACGCTACGCCGCCATGCAACCTGCATTCGCCACTCGCGCCGGGCAGGACGCGCCTGTTCACGCCGACCAGTCCGCAGACGGGGACGATCGGTGA
- the rpmF gene encoding 50S ribosomal protein L32, with amino-acid sequence MPPLPKRKYPKARQGKRRSHLHLNPTQTTVCPQCGTPRLAHHACGTCGYYKGREAVEIAKPSLNE; translated from the coding sequence GTGCCGCCACTGCCAAAACGCAAATACCCCAAGGCGCGCCAGGGCAAACGGCGCAGCCACCTGCACCTCAATCCCACGCAGACGACGGTCTGTCCGCAGTGCGGCACGCCGCGCCTCGCTCACCACGCCTGCGGCACCTGCGGCTACTACAAGGGCCGCGAGGCGGTTGAGATCGCCAAGCCGAGCCTGAATGAGTGA
- the tatB gene encoding Sec-independent protein translocase protein TatB translates to MDPLGIGIGGTQIIVVLIVAFFVLGPERLPEVARTIAKGVRTLRSYAADVQGQFEGEIGDLRDQFSDIQRDFSATQESLRGGLSDLDSSLRTVHSDVNAAVSSSIVSFEAAREARQGGAESPVAPGDLATEPESPAAPATFDYAPQRPAAAAPHVTPAEPAGLAAAGAGDGPRPPEYRPPV, encoded by the coding sequence ATGGATCCGCTCGGCATCGGCATCGGTGGCACGCAGATCATCGTCGTGCTCATCGTTGCCTTCTTCGTGCTCGGCCCCGAGCGCCTACCCGAGGTGGCGCGTACGATCGCCAAGGGCGTGCGCACGCTGCGCAGTTACGCCGCCGACGTGCAGGGACAGTTCGAAGGCGAGATCGGCGATCTCCGCGACCAGTTCAGCGACATTCAGCGCGACTTCAGCGCCACACAGGAGAGCCTGCGCGGCGGACTCTCCGACCTGGACTCGTCGTTGCGCACGGTGCACAGCGACGTGAACGCCGCCGTTTCCAGCTCGATCGTCTCGTTCGAGGCCGCGCGCGAGGCGCGGCAGGGCGGCGCCGAGTCGCCGGTCGCGCCGGGAGACCTCGCCACAGAACCGGAGTCGCCGGCCGCGCCCGCGACCTTCGACTACGCGCCGCAGCGGCCGGCGGCAGCCGCTCCGCATGTCACCCCGGCCGAGCCCGCGGGCCTGGCCGCGGCCGGGGCCGGTGACGGCCCTCGCCCGCCCGAATACCGCCCGCCGGTCTGA
- the tatC gene encoding twin-arginine translocase subunit TatC — translation MATQRELEDQRGDGGGRELTIMEHLNELRGRLFRSALAVAAGTIFGLIIANRTLKFLERPAEAAHPGFRLQYLQPLEYVGAYFKVAILIGLIIAMPVLMYEVLAFIVPGLTKKERRWLFPILAGTIGLFLLGITFSYFFVVPKVLDFVLNFGNGIADPHITVNEYLNFITHLVFWTGVFFETPIVMMAPAKFGLISARRYLSWWRYAIVAGFVAAAAVIPNINPLQQIVVAAPIIGLYFIGCGLAWLMQPKRKPAGGE, via the coding sequence ATGGCGACACAACGAGAGCTTGAGGACCAGCGCGGCGATGGTGGTGGGCGAGAGCTCACCATCATGGAGCACCTCAACGAGCTGCGCGGGCGGCTGTTTCGCAGCGCTCTGGCCGTAGCCGCGGGCACGATTTTCGGTCTGATTATCGCCAACCGCACGCTGAAGTTCCTCGAACGCCCGGCGGAAGCGGCGCATCCCGGCTTCCGCTTGCAGTACCTGCAGCCACTCGAGTATGTCGGGGCCTACTTCAAAGTCGCCATCCTGATCGGCCTGATCATCGCCATGCCGGTATTGATGTACGAGGTGCTGGCGTTCATTGTGCCGGGTCTGACGAAAAAGGAACGCCGCTGGCTGTTTCCCATCCTGGCGGGCACGATCGGCCTGTTCTTGCTCGGAATCACCTTCTCCTACTTCTTTGTGGTGCCGAAGGTGCTGGATTTCGTGCTCAACTTCGGCAATGGCATCGCCGATCCGCACATCACCGTCAACGAATATCTGAACTTCATCACGCACCTCGTCTTCTGGACCGGCGTCTTCTTTGAAACGCCGATCGTGATGATGGCGCCGGCGAAGTTCGGCCTGATCAGCGCCAGGCGCTATCTCTCCTGGTGGCGGTATGCGATCGTGGCCGGCTTCGTCGCGGCGGCCGCGGTGATCCCCAACATCAATCCGTTGCAGCAGATCGTCGTGGCGGCGCCGATTATCGGCCTGTATTTCATCGGCTGCGGCCTCGCCTGGCTGATGCAGCCGAAGCGGAAGCCGGCCGGCGGCGAATAG
- the fabG gene encoding 3-oxoacyl-[acyl-carrier-protein] reductase — MTDRPEPASPVFAADALRGRVALVTGASRGIGSAIARALGAAGCGVVVNYRGSREAAAAVAAAVEAAGGRALAVAGDVADPSAVEALFDAAQAGLGPIDILVNNAGIAQDGLLLRMSVDDWDRVLDVNLRGAFLCTKSALRGMIRRRWGRIVNVSSVVGLMGNAGQANYAAAKAGLLGLTRATAREVASRGITVNAIAPGFVETDMTATLTEAQREAVLREVPLARFAQPQEIAPAVVFLATEGAAYITGQVLSVDGGMVMS; from the coding sequence ATGACCGATCGGCCCGAGCCTGCGAGCCCCGTCTTCGCGGCCGACGCGCTGCGCGGCCGGGTAGCGCTGGTGACGGGCGCCAGCCGCGGTATCGGCAGCGCCATCGCGCGGGCGCTCGGTGCGGCCGGCTGCGGCGTCGTGGTGAACTACCGCGGCAGCAGGGAGGCAGCGGCAGCCGTGGCCGCGGCGGTCGAAGCTGCAGGCGGCAGGGCGCTGGCGGTTGCCGGCGACGTCGCGGACCCGAGCGCGGTAGAGGCCCTGTTTGACGCCGCGCAGGCCGGCCTCGGCCCGATCGACATCCTGGTCAACAATGCCGGCATCGCCCAGGATGGGCTGTTGCTGCGCATGAGCGTCGACGACTGGGACCGGGTGCTGGACGTGAACCTGCGCGGCGCCTTCTTATGCACGAAGTCCGCGCTGCGCGGCATGATCCGCCGGCGCTGGGGCCGCATCGTCAATGTCTCCAGCGTGGTCGGACTGATGGGCAACGCGGGCCAGGCGAACTATGCCGCGGCGAAGGCGGGCCTGCTGGGTCTCACCCGCGCGACGGCCCGCGAAGTCGCCTCGCGCGGTATCACCGTTAACGCGATCGCCCCCGGCTTCGTCGAGACGGACATGACCGCAACGCTGACGGAAGCCCAGCGCGAGGCGGTGCTGCGCGAGGTGCCGCTGGCGCGCTTCGCCCAGCCGCAGGAGATCGCGCCCGCCGTCGTCTTCCTCGCCACGGAGGGCGCCGCCTACATCACGGGCCAGGTGCTGAGCGTAGACGGCGGGATGGTGATGTCGTGA
- a CDS encoding PHP domain-containing protein produces the protein MTGTIVDMHCHTTNGASDSALTPAELIEVARRIGLTGVNVSEHDRVWDRYTLARFREESGMFVCPGMEVSTDLGHIIAIGLPEYLPGIRRGTELRKALDQVGGFMIVAHPFRHWFDPVTFRRNGKEPPLMTPENMAKLEVFQLVDGIEVLNGANTPRENRFALEVANYLGKPGTGGSDAHSTSGVGIYTTVFEKKLTTLEEMLEELHARRFHAALGLPEGNLRRFTLDEFVTPESVR, from the coding sequence ATGACCGGCACAATCGTCGATATGCACTGCCACACGACCAACGGCGCGTCAGACAGTGCGCTGACCCCCGCGGAGTTGATCGAGGTCGCCCGGCGCATCGGGCTCACGGGCGTCAACGTCAGTGAGCACGACCGCGTCTGGGATCGTTACACACTCGCCCGCTTCCGCGAAGAGAGCGGCATGTTCGTCTGTCCGGGGATGGAGGTCTCCACCGACCTGGGCCATATCATCGCCATCGGCCTGCCCGAGTATCTGCCCGGCATTCGCAGGGGCACGGAGCTGCGGAAGGCGCTCGACCAGGTCGGCGGCTTCATGATCGTGGCGCATCCCTTTCGTCACTGGTTCGATCCCGTGACCTTCCGCCGCAACGGCAAAGAGCCGCCGCTGATGACGCCGGAGAACATGGCGAAGCTGGAAGTCTTCCAGCTTGTGGACGGCATCGAAGTCTTGAACGGCGCCAACACGCCGCGCGAAAACCGCTTTGCGCTGGAGGTCGCCAACTATCTCGGCAAGCCGGGAACCGGCGGCAGCGATGCGCATTCGACCAGCGGTGTCGGCATCTACACCACGGTGTTCGAGAAGAAGCTCACCACCCTCGAGGAGATGCTGGAGGAGTTACACGCCCGTCGCTTCCATGCGGCGCTGGGGCTGCCGGAGGGCAACCTGCGCCGCTTCACCCTGGACGAATTCGTCACGCCGGAGAGCGTGCGCTAG
- the fabD gene encoding ACP S-malonyltransferase, which translates to MAMLTASASVAADAEPHPELAWVFPGQGSQTVGMGRDLYERYPAARQIFDAADDALGFRLSTLCFEGPEEQLRQTINTQPAIVTTSIACFAAAYGRLDVVDGAPAFVAGHSLGEYSALIAAGVLPFSDGVRLVRERGRLMQEAGERNPGTLAAIMGADESAVEEVCQETGAEICNVNGAGQIVIGGPRDAVTRAMDLARARGAAKVTALSVSAAFHSSLMQPAVEGMRRVLLESDLQDPRIPVVGNCDAQPLTSARAIKDELARQVASAVQWQRSVEFMLRSGVSTFVEIGPGRVLSGLIKRIARTAQVRSVGDAGAIAEAGDSA; encoded by the coding sequence ATGGCGATGCTCACCGCGTCCGCATCCGTTGCGGCTGATGCCGAGCCGCATCCCGAACTCGCCTGGGTCTTTCCCGGCCAGGGCTCGCAGACGGTGGGGATGGGCCGCGATCTGTACGAGCGTTATCCCGCCGCGCGCCAGATCTTCGACGCTGCCGACGACGCCCTCGGCTTCCGCCTGAGCACGCTGTGCTTCGAAGGCCCGGAGGAGCAGCTGCGGCAGACGATCAACACCCAGCCCGCGATCGTGACGACCAGCATCGCCTGCTTCGCCGCGGCGTACGGGCGGCTCGACGTGGTCGACGGCGCGCCGGCCTTCGTCGCCGGCCACAGCCTGGGCGAGTATTCGGCGCTGATCGCGGCGGGCGTCCTGCCGTTCTCGGACGGCGTGCGCCTTGTTCGCGAGCGCGGCCGGCTGATGCAGGAGGCGGGCGAGCGCAACCCCGGCACGCTGGCCGCGATCATGGGGGCCGATGAGTCGGCTGTCGAGGAGGTCTGCCAGGAGACGGGCGCGGAGATCTGCAACGTCAACGGCGCCGGCCAGATCGTGATCGGCGGCCCACGCGATGCCGTCACCCGCGCCATGGACCTGGCCCGTGCCCGCGGCGCGGCGAAGGTCACCGCGCTCTCGGTCAGCGCCGCCTTTCACTCGTCGCTGATGCAGCCGGCGGTGGAGGGGATGCGCCGCGTGCTGCTGGAGTCGGATCTGCAGGATCCGCGCATTCCCGTGGTCGGCAACTGCGACGCGCAGCCGCTCACCTCCGCCCGGGCAATAAAGGACGAGCTGGCCCGCCAGGTGGCGTCGGCGGTGCAGTGGCAACGCTCGGTCGAGTTCATGCTGCGCTCCGGCGTCTCCACCTTCGTCGAGATTGGCCCCGGCCGCGTGCTCAGCGGCCTGATCAAGCGCATCGCCCGCACGGCGCAAGTTCGCAGCGTCGGCGATGCCGGCGCCATCGCCGAGGCCGGCGACTCCGCATGA
- the acpP gene encoding acyl carrier protein: MATVFERVRKIIVDQLGVEEGDVVPTASFVDDLNADSLDLVELIMSMEEEFSSGDNTLEISDEDAEKIVTVQDAVDYIKDHGVEDE, translated from the coding sequence GTGGCCACTGTCTTCGAGCGGGTTCGCAAGATCATCGTCGATCAGCTCGGCGTTGAAGAGGGGGATGTCGTTCCCACCGCGTCGTTCGTCGATGACCTGAACGCCGACTCCCTCGACCTGGTCGAGCTGATCATGTCGATGGAGGAAGAGTTCTCCTCGGGCGACAACACCCTCGAAATCTCGGACGAGGACGCGGAGAAGATCGTCACCGTGCAGGATGCGGTGGACTACATTAAGGACCACGGCGTCGAAGACGAGTAG